From Chlamydiota bacterium, one genomic window encodes:
- a CDS encoding DUF4160 domain-containing protein: protein MPIISMFYGVIVRMFHFDAQRHKAPHIHVQYGEQYAVIAIPSGNVLEGKIKAAKLKLVQAWIEIHRDSIMADWKLAVEGQKVFKINPLR from the coding sequence ATGCCTATTATCTCAATGTTTTATGGCGTCATTGTCAGAATGTTTCACTTTGATGCCCAGAGACACAAAGCTCCTCATATTCATGTGCAGTATGGTGAACAATATGCAGTGATTGCTATTCCAAGTGGGAATGTCTTAGAAGGAAAAATTAAAGCTGCAAAGTTGAAGTTGGTTCAAGCATGGATTGAGATTCATCGCGATTCAATAATGGCTGATTGGAAGCTTGCTGTGGAAGGTCAGAAGGTTTTTAAAATAAATCCTTTAAGGTGA